gcattgctgtgctgtgttgtgctatgctgtgctgtgctgtactccTGTATTATTCGCCAGATTAAGGCTGTAGATAGCAGgcgtacacatttattaaaatcttTGAAAACTGATTTTCAGAGTTACGGATATTTCAGACTTCCATACAGCCGCCATTCCCATGGTATTCGTAACTCTGAGGGTCTCGTTCACTTGTTTTAAAGGTGTAGTCCCCATACATGTTTATGATATGTTTTTGCTACCTTTTATAGCCATGTTTAGCATATCAGTGTTCAGTAAAACTGTGTAAGTTTGTAAATGTGTAATTTGTAACCTTGCTGCAATAGTATTTCTATTTGACAAAGTTATTTTGAAGCAAAGTATTTTCAAGTGGTAATAAAAAACTGTAATTTTGGGGAatgtaaagaaacaaggactactGTCTAAGTAATGTTAGAATAAACTAAGAAAACTAAGGAATAAATCAGCTATTTAATACCTGGGTTAGCAGAATACAGCTGGTGGGGCTAATAAAATGGATTTCTTAAATGTAGAAGTCAAAGACAATGTATAGGCACTTAGAAAAGAGTAAAGATTGCAAACTTTAGTTGACAAATTTATTAAAGACTTGTATAATTTGATCATCAGAGAGAATAAATAAAAGACATAAAACATTTCCACAGAAACAAACCCTTACACCGCCCTGGGGCCAGCACACCCAGGTGTAATCAGTATAACGGGACGTACACGATACCTTTGAAGACAGCAGGCAAATGCATAGAACAGCCACTTATAAACAGGGGTCCACTTTTACTGGGGTTGTTTCCCTAAAATGTCCAGTATTTGAGTTTGGTTAGAAATCCTTGAACTTTTCATCTGGAGGGGgtttgttgtaaaaataaaaacaccagaaAATATGAGCTGTCACATTTGACCTTTGGCAACAATCAGACACTGCAAATTGAAACATGACAAACAAGCTCTGCAGTGTTCGGATTGAAAATACAAAAGACAGACAAGGAATGTTACCTCTCCAGATCTCACACCTACAACACTGAAAGAAAAGCAGGGGTCAGGATCTCGATTCACTCAGAAGAGtttgtggggaggggggggggacacaCACCAAAACACCCATTCTGACTGACAAGAAGTTACAAGAACACCCTACAAATCAGTGAAGGTACACGTTATAGCTCCAATAGTAGCCACTGAAACAAAGTTGTATTGGCATTCATAGGACAGCTAGATTTGAATTAATGCATGGGCATCACTAGCTAGTAAGCACCTGTATAGAAAACCCTGCATTGCTTGTTCCAGGCCACTGCCCATCTGTGGAAGCACGTGATGTGGTCTTCACTCATCAGTTGGAACTACAGTCCAGTATCTATTGTTGATGCTTGTACTTTTTCACGATGGACATCCATTTCTCACAGAGAAGGTCCCTTTCTATCAAATAATGAAGTCTATACCTATTACGGATTTTTCTCTCTTTGATGACTCTTGCATTGGTGTTCCCAACAATGTAACTTCactttaaaagagcttgcttccAGCACAATAAAGAGACCCTCTGTCAGGGGGTAAGCCTGGCTAttctatgttgttttttcttccccTCAGCTTCTTGTGTTCAGTCCCTCGATAGACTCAAAACCCCATTTACAGTGAAGGTCTGACATGTTGTTGACCACCTGTTcctgttgaaaataaaaataactttgtttttggtaaccagtaatgtttttttttttttatttcctgcccTATAGGGCTTGAGAAGAAGATCCAAAAAGGCTTGCTGGGTTTAACACAGTTTATGAAAGAGGACCAGATCATCAAAACTGAGTGTGGTCCACTTCGTCCAGCCACGAGGCAGGGCTGGTGGGGAAGTCTGGATACCCACCGCTGCTCCCGGTGGACAAATCTGAACTGGGTCCATTTCCGCCCAACACTCGCATGGCCTGGGTCATGCCCTGTGCACTCTGGGCCATAATGGCCAGCCCAGAGTCTGGGTAGGCCAGGCTAGAGATGAGTGGCTGGTGTCCAGGAATTGCCTGCAGCGAGCTGGGGGACTGGGGCATGCCATAGGGACTGCTGGAACGGATGTCATGGTACTGGTTCTGGGCTGGGATCACACCGTGCTCCATTGGGAAGGCACCATGGCTCCCTGCTTGTCTGGCCAAGGCTGGGGAGGCCTCACTCAGGCCGCTGTATATCCCATTTGAGTGGCTTATCTCTGACAAAGATGGCtcatctgtaaaataaatataacagtaATTTTACTTTatgctttattcatttttaatgtacagATTAGGGTTGCTGTGTAATAACCAGAGTGTATTATTGTATGTAATATTGAAACATTAAAGAAAATTTTACAGTAAAGTTGATATGTACATATttatgtgtatattattattattattattattattattattattattattattattattattattattagtagtagtagtagtagtagtaacaacaataataataataataataataataacaacaacaacaacaacaacaacaactgtggCAATTGCCTGGCTCAAGGCCACCACTTTTAAAAGCTGGCAAGCCAGTGGTACCTGTGAAGGAGACCTCAGCGTCACTGTCCAGCCCCTCCTCCTGGATGCTGTCCTTGTCTGACTTGGAGCTCCCCCGGGACCTCTTCATGCTGCGGAAGTACTGGCCCCACCGCTGCCTGCCTGCATCTTTTTTTAACCTCTTCTCTTTGGCTCGTCTGTTCTGGAACCAAACCTGCATTGAGGAAACAGTCAGAGGCACATCATCACTGTGTCCTGAGTGGGTGTGGATCAGCTTAACTACACGagttaagagagagagagagagattcatgATTTAATTTATACATTTCTTTTCGTGAGCTGACAAATGTTGCATATGCAATACATACATGGGAGTGCTCCTATTTTCTTTGGttgtgccattttttaaaattaaatcgaTGCATTAACTCATGTGTACTATTGCTTTTTCAACATGTACACTAACTGTAAGTCTCACCTGCGGTAGGTGCTTTGTATTCTGTAGGTCTTCTAAACATGTATTAATGTTTGCATTGTTTAACACATTGAGGCTGGCTccaagattgattgattaaaccATTAATTCATTCATGAATTCATATACGTTGTGCTAGAACACGGCCTGTTGCTCTAGCTTGAACAGTAAATAATTAATGGGCTCAGAGTGGCTATTTATAATTGATGTCACAATGTTTCAGAATCGGGGATGTTCATCAGGGATGCGTTTTATGCTCGTGTTACACCTGTACCAAAGTCCTACAAACACACCTGTAGTGTTGTTTATGAAAAGATGGTCCCAGTATTATAAAATTAATACTTTTGTAATAGATGTTTTTATCAAGTGGAAAACAACTGTAGCCTAATATATCACATGAAAAAGTAGGTTTTTTTATTTCGTTTCATGGTCTCTGTTGTGATTCTTGATTTAAACAAAACTGAACTGTAAAGCATGTGTTAAAATCAGCACAGCCAACCTATTTTTTATTTGAGCAAGCCACAATTGTGTAATGTTTTCGGAAATTAATTATTGAAATGTCAAATGTATCGTGtaactttaaatttaaacaacaTAAAGGTCATATATTAGgtgtaaatgtgttatttacaatatttatttcacATTAGTTTCACAGGATTTTCGAATCTACAATCGGTTTCAGAGTTCTATGACGCTACGTCTCGCGAGCCAGGCGTGTTGACAAGTGCGGGCGAGAGCACCTCACCTTTAATATTTTATAGATTTGTTTCATAATACGTCACGATTCTTCAGGAGGGTCGTGTTTAAATATGATGACCGTATATAGGAGCCTGTAAATGCAAATGCTTCccgtaattaattttttttttcgattaaataaaataaacatgaataaaaaacggaggaaacaaacaaaatgagGGATACGGTTATGACTTGTAGTCTGACTCCAGATTATTGACAtggtaactgcagtttaatggtAGAATACCTCTAATAGGCAGGCAATTTGGACTGCATATAATTATTTAAACTACAATTTAACGTCACTAGGCCTTTACCAGACTGGTCTGTCGACAGAATGCGATACCTTTAGATACTAAACACCTTAAAACGTGTGAGGTGGAATTTAGACTCCCGTACATAACATGCGTTGGTTGTCATACACAGCTTAGCACTTTATTAAAGCAGAAGGTATGGGTTGCAGGGATCCTGGTCAGACGACGTCGTTCAACGCAGTGTCGCTCTCCGGAACATTGGTGCTGAACCACAACTCGTGTTTTTATGTCATGATGTTTAAAAGTGGTTATTTAAACTAGCAAGTGTGTATTAATCgaattacaaatgtatttgtaaaagtTGGACGACCCCCACTCAAGCTAaactaaaaactgaaaaaaatcgTCCGTTTTATGGTCTGAATCTTAAACCCATTAATGTATCAATTTCTATAACATCTATTACAAGGCAAAacacatttacatattttaaaaggtacaacacattaaaCGAAGCCTTAGCACACATATATAAACGTTTGTATACATAtgcaaaacataataataataattgtatgcaCCATAATATTTATATCTATCTTTATAGTTACGTAGTCTTATGTGTATtgtcctgtgtgtctgtctgtctagtcCCAGTCCCACACTTACCCCCAGCTATCTCTGTTTTTAACCAAtagaatttgaaataaaataagatACCTGCACTACTCTCATATCCAGCCCGGTCTCCGAAGATAGCTGTTCTCTGACATGTCTGGCTGGCTTGGGGGAGTTATTGTAGGCGGTTTTCAGCGTTTCTAGCTGTTTGGCTGTGATGGTGGTCCGGGGTCGTTTCGCAGTGGAGTCTGCCTCTGAAATACAGGGAACTGTAATGCTGTCACCGACTTCACAGACTGGAAACTCCAAGGAGACTAAGACAAACTGTGCTACATGCGTAGATACTATATAATGTGAAAACaactttaataaaacacaccctcTGTTAAATAAGCAcgtgcattttttacattttagattCGATTTATCAATGTTTTATTCCAAATGTAACCCATTACACCGTTTTCAGAATAGTATATAAGAATGCTTGTTTATAGAACATTACAAGGATTGCAGAGAAATCCCAAAAGAACCATATAGGTTCTGCATGGAATTATTTTCTGGTATGCATTAATGTCATTCGGGTTGACTGAGTCTGCTTTCTAACTAGCAATCTTTCTATTCTGTAATTATCAAGTGCAATctaatttgtcatttttattacTCATAATTAGAATACATAACCTATACGATAAACAAATAGCCACAGAGATATGGGTAAGGCTTTGTGCTTCATCTTAAAATGATGCAGAACGTTAGTTACAAAATAAAATCTATCAGAAGCAACTTGAATAAACAAATGGCTTACTTGTGGTTATATAGCATTAAACAACCGGTGCCCACTGGATGAGTTCAAACCAGCTTTGGTTTTAAAGGGATATTTGTCTTTCAGTGTTTAGTTAAACATGTGTTAAATCCCATCACACGTGCCTTCTTTTCAAGATTGTCATTTGTGGTTCATGcagtatttaattatattatattcataATCCTAATTTAATTTTGCTATTGGTATAATCCATCTTCTGattttttattatgcatttttagCACTGTAGAGACTTTCAGTCTGGTTTTTAAAAAGAGGGAAAACGAGAACTGGATTGCAAAATAATATTCAATGCTATTATAAATCatatgtgtattttaaaatgagtgaCACAGTGATCAGACTGGATGTACCCCTTTTCAAAGCCATGCTTTTTTGATTTAGACagttagaaaaaaaatagaataaacatGTTTTCTGGTCCTGAAGGACATGCCTGTACTGATCAGCTGAATAATTTGCTGACTGTTGGCCCAATAGATGTGGTGCAGTGTTCTGAGTGGAAAGTCCATTCTTCTTTCTCCAGTGCACTTGAATTTGCAGCACATTTGAAGAGCACTATCGATTGGGAGGCTGGCTGCAGGGATTATTAGCGCAGGTGGGTCAAGTGTTTTATGGATGACCTGTTGACCTCACAGATGAAGTTCACAGTTCAAAGCGGTTGTTAATGAAAGGTTAGTGGGTACAAAGAGAAAGCGTTCGCTAACACGTCGGCTGGGCTAACCCTTCATTTCTAATCATTTAGACGGGAGCACGAGCACAGTGCAATTCTGAACAAAAGGTCACTATCAGATCAGCTGTTGCCAGACATGTGATACATTTCTGCTTGTGTTTAAATAGCTGTCAGCCATTTTGATGCCTATGGGTTCAGGCCAGCACAATTTCAAGGAAAGTTATGTCTGTATATTGATTTTACATGCTTAATTTCTTAATTACACCAAAACTATTATTGAAACATAATTTGGATATAATTTTGAAATAGAGGCCtatcaattatttttataaacagaTCTGATAAGATACACTGTAGAACACCATTTCTAAAGAATTAAATATTCATCTTGTGCAACACATAGTATACtttcaaacaattaaaataagcaCTAagatgttttcaaatctgtcgaGGGATtgtgtttaattcttaaacatttggttttacaaTACTACAAAGgttttttgtttaatacatttctacAAAATGGAAGTAGACTTTGACTTGGTGTATTCCAAGTAGTTCTATAGTATTACACTGAACCTGttcaatgttattaaattacatgtttttttaaatatgcaaaacTATTTTAACTGCAATAATATAGTCTACGttttcacat
This portion of the Acipenser ruthenus chromosome 31, fAciRut3.2 maternal haplotype, whole genome shotgun sequence genome encodes:
- the LOC117422720 gene encoding LIM/homeobox protein Lhx3 isoform X1; the encoded protein is MDSLNQCNASSEAPSTDMLLALLAQNEELRKEIPMCAGCNQHIVDRFILKVLDRHWHSKCLKCSDCQTQLADKCFSRGESVYCKEDFFKRFGTKCAACQQGIPPTQVVRRAQDFVYHLHCFACVVCKRQLATGDEYYLMEDSRLVCKADYETAKQREADSTAKRPRTTITAKQLETLKTAYNNSPKPARHVREQLSSETGLDMRVVQVWFQNRRAKEKRLKKDAGRQRWGQYFRSMKRSRGSSKSDKDSIQEEGLDSDAEVSFTDEPSLSEISHSNGIYSGLSEASPALARQAGSHGAFPMEHGVIPAQNQYHDIRSSSPYGMPQSPSSLQAIPGHQPLISSLAYPDSGLAIMAQSAQGMTQAMRVLGGNGPSSDLSTGSSGGYPDFPTSPASWLDEVDHTQF
- the LOC117422720 gene encoding LIM/homeobox protein Lhx3 isoform X3 encodes the protein MHKSRKTQVFFLRQRKHQSWSLDFGMQKIPMCAGCNQHIVDRFILKVLDRHWHSKCLKCSDCQTQLADKCFSRGESVYCKEDFFKRFGTKCAACQQGIPPTQVVRRAQDFVYHLHCFACVVCKRQLATGDEYYLMEDSRLVCKADYETAKQREADSTAKRPRTTITAKQLETLKTAYNNSPKPARHVREQLSSETGLDMRVVQVWFQNRRAKEKRLKKDAGRQRWGQYFRSMKRSRGSSKSDKDSIQEEGLDSDAEVSFTDEPSLSEISHSNGIYSGLSEASPALARQAGSHGAFPMEHGVIPAQNQYHDIRSSSPYGMPQSPSSLQAIPGHQPLISSLAYPDSGLAIMAQSAQGMTQAMRVLGGNGPSSDLSTGSSGGYPDFPTSPASWLDEVDHTQF
- the LOC117422720 gene encoding LIM/homeobox protein Lhx3 isoform X4, with product MLLEHPGSGCQNQTNFTRYSSNQEIPMCAGCNQHIVDRFILKVLDRHWHSKCLKCSDCQTQLADKCFSRGESVYCKEDFFKRFGTKCAACQQGIPPTQVVRRAQDFVYHLHCFACVVCKRQLATGDEYYLMEDSRLVCKADYETAKQREADSTAKRPRTTITAKQLETLKTAYNNSPKPARHVREQLSSETGLDMRVVQVWFQNRRAKEKRLKKDAGRQRWGQYFRSMKRSRGSSKSDKDSIQEEGLDSDAEVSFTDEPSLSEISHSNGIYSGLSEASPALARQAGSHGAFPMEHGVIPAQNQYHDIRSSSPYGMPQSPSSLQAIPGHQPLISSLAYPDSGLAIMAQSAQGMTQAMRVLGGNGPSSDLSTGSSGGYPDFPTSPASWLDEVDHTQF
- the LOC117422720 gene encoding LIM/homeobox protein Lhx3 isoform X2, whose amino-acid sequence is MDSLNQCNASSEAPSTDMLLALLAQNEELRKEIPMCAGCNQHIVDRFILKVLDRHWHSKCLKCSDCQTQLADKCFSRGESVYCKEDFFKFGTKCAACQQGIPPTQVVRRAQDFVYHLHCFACVVCKRQLATGDEYYLMEDSRLVCKADYETAKQREADSTAKRPRTTITAKQLETLKTAYNNSPKPARHVREQLSSETGLDMRVVQVWFQNRRAKEKRLKKDAGRQRWGQYFRSMKRSRGSSKSDKDSIQEEGLDSDAEVSFTDEPSLSEISHSNGIYSGLSEASPALARQAGSHGAFPMEHGVIPAQNQYHDIRSSSPYGMPQSPSSLQAIPGHQPLISSLAYPDSGLAIMAQSAQGMTQAMRVLGGNGPSSDLSTGSSGGYPDFPTSPASWLDEVDHTQF